A genome region from Hevea brasiliensis isolate MT/VB/25A 57/8 chromosome 9, ASM3005281v1, whole genome shotgun sequence includes the following:
- the LOC110658251 gene encoding universal stress protein PHOS32: MGKVGTRLPSFCLNRIRAPVRVRSPPIQSKPNVNISKNDQKTTSENPAGEEKSSEGAVKPLIGRKIMIVVDSSFEAKGALQWALSHTVQSQDLLILLHVAKPSNKQGTSEESIKGRASRAYELVNSLKNMCQLKRPEIQTEIAVVEGKEKGPLIVDEAKKQGVALLVLGQKKRSMTWRLIMMWASNRVTAGGVVEYCIQNANCMAIAVRRKSKKHGGYLITTKRHKDFWLLA, translated from the exons ATGGGGAAGGTTGGCACAAGGTTGCCAAGTTTCTGCCTGAACAGGATTAGGGCTCCTGTTAGAGTCCGTTCACCACCTATACAATCCAAGCCTAATGTGAATATTTCAAAAAATGATCAGAAGACAACTAGTGAGAATCCTGCTGGAGAAGAGAAGTCCAGTGAAGGAGCAGTAAAACCCTTGATTGGTAGGAAAATCATGATAgtggttgattcaagctttgaagcCAAGGGAGCTCTGCAATGGGCACTTTCTCACACTGTTCAAAGCCAGGATCTTCTCATTCTTCTTCATGTAGCCAAGCCATCCAATAAACAAG GCACAAGCGAAGAATCCATCAAGGGAAGAGCTTCAAGGGCTTATGAACTTGTAAACTCCTTGAAGAATATGTGCCAATTGAAGAGACCTGAG ATACAAACTGAGATTGCAGTGGTGGAGGGAAAGGAGAAAGGTCCACTAATAGTGGACGAGGCAAAAAAGCAAGGGGTGGCGCTTCTGGTTCTAGGGCAGAAGAAGAGATCAATGACATGGAGATTGATCATGATGTGGGCAAGCAATAGAGTCACAGCAGGTGGTGTGGTTGAATACTGCATCCAAAATGCTAATTGCATGGCCATTGCAGTAAGGAGGAAAAGCAAGAAACATGGAGGTTATTTGATCACCACCAAGCGTCACAAAGATTTCTGGCTCTTAGCTTAA